TCAGACAACAATCACCCTGGGTACGCTCTCGCTCAATACAACGGGAACGATAGCCCTGAGCTCGGGAGTGTCCAATAACGGTACCTTCACGATAGCCGGAGCCAAGACGATAGATTCGATGACGGGATCAGGAGGAACAACGCTTGGAGCCAATATCCTGACGATAGGCGATGCGACGGGCAGCTCGTCAACCTACTCCGGAGTGCTTTCCGGTACAGGCGGCATCACCAAGGCCGGATCAGGCACGCTGACGCTCTCGGGAGCGAACACCTATACCGGTATCACGACAATTAATGCCGGTACGCTGAGTGTAGGAACAATGGGAGACGGAGGTGTTGCAGGAAATCTCGGTCAGGCTTCATCTGCAGCGGCAAACCTTGTGCTTGGCGGAGGAACCCTGCAATATACTGGATCAACGGCCTCTACCAATCGCGCCTTCACCCTGACTACAGGCACGTCATCAACGATTGATGTTACCGCCAATAGCCTGACGATTAGTGGTATAGGAGTCAATACCACCGGAGCCTTGACCAAATCGGGAACAGGCACGCTGACACTTGGGGCTGCAAATCTCTATACCGGCTTAACGACAGTAAGTGCAGGCACACTGGCTTATGGTGTGGCAAATGCGCTCGCAAGCGGAGGGGTGACAGTCAACGGAAGCGGAGCGGTTCTTGATATCGGGGGATATAGTGATACGGTTGGCGCAGTAACTCTGACCAATGGCTCCATAACCGGCTCCACAGGAGTATTGAGCGGCAGCAGCTACATCATCAATAATGCCTCCGGTACGGTGAACATCTCGGCAATTCTCGGAGGAGCAGGAACTCTGACGA
Above is a genomic segment from Candidatus Chlorobium masyuteum containing:
- a CDS encoding beta strand repeat-containing protein, which produces QTTITLGTLSLNTTGTIALSSGVSNNGTFTIAGAKTIDSMTGSGGTTLGANILTIGDATGSSSTYSGVLSGTGGITKAGSGTLTLSGANTYTGITTINAGTLSVGTMGDGGVAGNLGQASSAAANLVLGGGTLQYTGSTASTNRAFTLTTGTSSTIDVTANSLTISGIGVNTTGALTKSGTGTLTLGAANLYTGLTTVSAGTLAYGVANALASGGVTVNGSGAVLDIGGYSDTVGAVTLTNGSITGSTGVLSGSSYIINNASGTVNISAILGGAGTLTKSGAGTLTLSGANLYTGLTTVSGGTLAYGITNALASGAVTVSGGGTLNLDTYSDSVGAVTLTDGSIIGSGVLTSTSGFTVSNGTVSAVLGGAVTMTKTGTGTVTLSGANSYTGATSVSGGTLKAGVASVANTSGAFGNNSAITLSNTAGVVLD